The Gloeomargarita sp. SKYB120 genome has a segment encoding these proteins:
- a CDS encoding glucose-1-phosphate adenylyltransferase, whose product MKRVLAIILGGGAGTRLYPLTKLRAKPAVPLAGKYRLIDIPISNCINSEIHKIYVLTQYNSASLNRHLNRTYVFAGFLDGFVEVLAAQQTPDNPGWFQGTADAVRQYMWLFETWDVDQYLILSGDHLYRMDYREFIGHHIRTGADITLSVIPVEEKRATAFGLMKIDETGRVVAFREKPKGDALYEMRVDTTKLGLPLEEALRKPYIASMGIYVFNKDILKKLLMEDPSRTDFGKEVIPAAIKDYNIQVYLFTDYWEDIGTIESFYEANLALTKQPNPPFSFYDEKAPIYTRSRYLPPSKLLNCEIVESLVSEGCILKECRVRHSVLGIRSRIQSGCVIEDTLVMGADYYEPYEQRFPDPLDSHIPVGIGENTVIRRSIVDKNARIGRDVQIINKDWVQEADREALGFYIRNGIVVVIKNATIPDGTII is encoded by the coding sequence ATGAAGCGGGTGTTGGCAATCATTCTGGGCGGGGGCGCAGGAACACGGCTTTATCCCTTGACCAAACTGCGGGCAAAACCGGCGGTTCCCCTGGCGGGCAAGTACCGGCTGATTGATATTCCCATCAGCAATTGCATCAACTCTGAGATTCACAAGATTTATGTGTTGACCCAGTACAACTCGGCGTCCCTGAACCGGCACCTCAACCGCACCTACGTCTTTGCAGGTTTTTTGGACGGGTTTGTGGAGGTGCTGGCAGCCCAGCAAACGCCCGACAATCCGGGGTGGTTCCAGGGGACAGCAGACGCGGTGCGCCAGTACATGTGGCTGTTTGAAACCTGGGACGTGGACCAGTATCTGATTCTGTCGGGGGACCATCTTTACCGCATGGACTACCGGGAATTCATCGGGCATCACATCCGCACCGGCGCGGACATTACCCTGTCGGTGATCCCGGTGGAGGAAAAGCGGGCGACGGCCTTTGGACTGATGAAAATTGACGAGACCGGGCGGGTTGTTGCGTTCCGGGAAAAACCCAAGGGGGATGCCCTCTACGAGATGCGGGTGGATACCACCAAGCTGGGGCTGCCGCTTGAGGAGGCCCTGCGCAAACCCTACATTGCCTCCATGGGGATTTACGTCTTCAACAAAGACATTCTCAAGAAACTCTTGATGGAGGACCCCAGCCGCACCGACTTTGGCAAAGAAGTGATCCCTGCCGCCATCAAGGACTACAACATTCAGGTCTATTTGTTCACCGACTATTGGGAAGACATCGGCACCATTGAATCGTTTTATGAGGCGAATTTGGCCCTGACCAAGCAACCCAATCCCCCCTTTAGTTTCTACGATGAAAAGGCGCCGATTTATACCCGCTCCCGCTATTTGCCCCCTTCCAAACTCTTAAACTGTGAGATTGTGGAATCGCTGGTGAGCGAGGGCTGCATTTTAAAAGAGTGCCGAGTGCGCCATTCGGTGCTGGGGATACGTTCCCGGATTCAATCCGGTTGTGTGATTGAAGACACGTTGGTGATGGGAGCAGACTACTACGAACCCTACGAGCAACGGTTTCCCGACCCGCTAGACTCCCATATCCCCGTGGGCATCGGTGAAAATACGGTGATCCGCCGCTCGATTGTGGACAAGAATGCTCGCATCGGGCGCGACGTGCAGATTATCAACAAAGACTGGGTACAGGAGGCGGACCGGGAAGCCCTAGGGTTCTACATCCGCAACGGCATCGTGGTGGTGATCAAAAACGCAACGATTCCCGACGGCACAATTATCTAG
- a CDS encoding zf-HC2 domain-containing protein — MPITRPESLDRFELVSAYLDGEASPEERALVEYWLTTDPETQQLYRQLVHLHECCQALPAPPLGMSADEVVAGVITRLSRRARKRLVWSGVLVAASALVGGVLSGLLWRPPTPELAQYPDPQRVLRITLEQPPVVIPAQLRERAR; from the coding sequence ATGCCGATTACCCGTCCTGAGTCTCTCGACCGTTTTGAACTGGTGAGCGCCTACCTCGACGGGGAAGCCAGTCCCGAAGAGCGCGCCCTAGTGGAATACTGGTTGACCACCGACCCCGAAACCCAGCAGCTCTACCGCCAGTTGGTCCACCTGCACGAATGCTGTCAGGCATTACCCGCGCCCCCGCTGGGGATGTCCGCCGATGAGGTCGTGGCGGGGGTGATAACTCGCCTGAGCCGCCGCGCTCGTAAACGCTTGGTTTGGAGCGGGGTACTTGTGGCGGCCTCGGCGCTAGTAGGGGGTGTTCTCTCCGGCCTGCTCTGGCGGCCCCCAACCCCGGAACTAGCGCAGTATCCAGACCCCCAACGGGTTTTGCGGATCACGCTGGAGCAGCCGCCGGTGGTGATTCCGGCCCAGCTGCGGGAACGGGCTAGATAA
- a CDS encoding sigma-70 family RNA polymerase sigma factor, with translation MGKLSTEELVCRCQQGFQPDRAAFTELVRRHQTHVERLLYHLAADWQDRADLVQEVWVRAYRHIKRLQDPKKFRSWLSRIATNLFYDELRRRKRQQATVSLDAPRQMGHAEMDWDVASDGPGPGDDLATQEFYERLQRAIAELPEVFRTTIILRELDGLAYEEIAEITGTSLGTVKSRIARARARLQMQLKPYLDS, from the coding sequence GTGGGCAAACTGTCAACCGAGGAGTTGGTCTGTCGTTGCCAACAGGGGTTTCAACCCGACCGCGCCGCCTTCACGGAACTGGTGCGCCGCCATCAGACCCACGTGGAACGCCTTTTGTACCACTTGGCCGCCGACTGGCAAGACCGCGCCGACCTTGTCCAAGAGGTGTGGGTGCGAGCCTACCGCCATATTAAACGACTCCAGGACCCCAAGAAGTTTAGGAGTTGGTTAAGCCGGATTGCCACCAATCTCTTTTACGACGAACTGCGCCGCCGCAAGCGCCAGCAGGCTACGGTTTCCTTGGACGCCCCCCGCCAGATGGGCCATGCGGAAATGGACTGGGATGTTGCCAGCGACGGGCCAGGTCCAGGTGATGACCTGGCGACCCAGGAGTTTTACGAGCGCCTGCAACGGGCCATCGCCGAGTTGCCGGAGGTGTTTCGCACTACCATCATCCTGCGGGAGTTGGACGGTCTGGCCTACGAGGAAATTGCCGAGATCACGGGGACGTCTCTGGGAACAGTCAAATCCCGCATTGCCCGTGCACGCGCGCGTCTGCAGATGCAACTCAAGCCCTACCTCGACAGCTAG
- a CDS encoding phospholipase D-like domain-containing protein, which yields MAWPKFLRVISILILTAVPLGCGLRPRVRPLPQDPAIQAYFNQSQAAVYRDPYRKAVPSRYGDNFEAIILQEIENATRSIDVAVQEIRLPLVAKALVRKHQAGVRVRVILENTYNVALSQLTEAQVDELNPHSRSRYEEVFKLIDTNGDGRLSPDEVNNGDAIIILQNGNVPLIDDTADGSKGSGLMHHKFMVFDDRRVLVTSANFTTSDMHGDFGSPESRGNPNALLVIDSPEVARLFIEEFNFMWGDGPGGATDSRFGIQKPLRAPQTLNLGSGTVTVMFSPARRRQWHQSTNALIAETLSQAQRSIDLALFVFSEQPLVDAMEPLTAKGVRIRALIEPDFAYKYYSEALDMWGIALPRKGTCKYEPNNAPWSNPVREVGVPKLPKGDRLHHKFGLIDNYIVIVGSHNWTPSGNHNNDETLLVIRNATVAAHFQREFERLMQKVELGPPGWLLKAVKEADQTCGGLAHPYR from the coding sequence ATGGCCTGGCCCAAGTTCCTGCGCGTTATTTCCATCTTAATCCTGACGGCGGTTCCCCTTGGCTGCGGCTTGCGTCCTCGGGTGCGTCCCTTGCCCCAGGACCCGGCCATCCAGGCCTATTTCAATCAATCCCAAGCCGCTGTTTACCGCGACCCCTACCGCAAAGCGGTCCCCAGCCGCTACGGCGATAACTTCGAGGCGATTATTCTGCAGGAGATCGAGAACGCCACCCGTTCCATAGACGTGGCGGTGCAGGAAATTCGGTTGCCCCTGGTCGCCAAGGCCCTGGTGAGAAAGCACCAGGCGGGGGTGCGGGTGCGCGTGATTTTAGAAAACACCTACAACGTGGCCCTGAGCCAGCTCACTGAAGCGCAGGTGGATGAACTCAACCCCCATAGCCGCAGCCGCTACGAAGAGGTCTTTAAACTCATCGACACCAATGGCGATGGACGGCTCAGCCCGGATGAGGTCAACAATGGCGACGCCATCATCATCCTGCAAAACGGCAACGTGCCCCTAATTGACGACACCGCCGATGGGTCCAAAGGCAGCGGCCTGATGCACCACAAGTTCATGGTTTTTGACGACCGGCGGGTGCTGGTGACCTCGGCCAACTTCACCACCAGCGATATGCACGGGGATTTTGGTTCCCCAGAAAGTCGCGGCAACCCGAATGCGCTGCTGGTCATTGATAGTCCCGAGGTAGCCCGCCTATTTATCGAGGAATTTAATTTCATGTGGGGAGACGGACCGGGCGGCGCCACCGACAGCCGCTTTGGGATTCAAAAACCCCTGCGCGCGCCCCAGACGCTCAACCTCGGAAGTGGCACAGTCACGGTGATGTTTTCCCCGGCGCGGCGACGCCAGTGGCACCAAAGCACTAACGCTCTGATTGCCGAAACCTTAAGCCAAGCCCAGCGCAGCATTGACCTGGCGCTGTTTGTGTTTTCGGAACAACCGCTGGTGGACGCGATGGAACCCCTGACCGCCAAGGGCGTGCGGATCCGGGCGTTGATCGAGCCGGATTTCGCCTACAAGTACTACAGCGAGGCGCTCGATATGTGGGGGATCGCCTTACCCCGCAAAGGCACCTGCAAGTACGAACCCAACAATGCTCCCTGGTCTAATCCGGTGCGGGAGGTGGGCGTGCCCAAATTGCCCAAGGGCGACCGGTTACACCACAAATTCGGCCTGATTGATAACTACATCGTCATCGTTGGTTCCCACAACTGGACGCCCTCGGGGAATCACAATAACGATGAAACGCTACTGGTGATTCGCAATGCCACCGTCGCAGCCCACTTCCAGCGGGAGTTTGAGCGCCTGATGCAAAAGGTGGAACTGGGACCGCCAGGCTGGTTGCTCAAGGCCGTGAAGGAAGCCGACCAAACCTGCGGGGGCCTTGCCCATCCCTATCGCTAG
- a CDS encoding cellulose biosynthesis cyclic di-GMP-binding regulatory protein BcsB has product MKRLVWAVGVVGLGVLPAHAQPVRTLQRIPLRNLGYTRPVVLRGPNPEFGVSLPLLSRNLDTKQSFVQLELAPSPVLRPNSTVRVLVNGRPERVFLVKDLLPQKSVRIPLRLPPPGEQFLSVEVQGYLRISQNFCDDAASGNLFLTVGENSFFQLAQTETAPPINGWFRPTYNRVALVVPPQMDAATTQAALWLYSVLSYHFRDTRVPVQWFAGDVAALKLDPKVDGVVLLHRDAQAPDIHRQGNRLRVKARPEVIRALMELQPAFVAPDVRVVAADAPSAPPTRNRRLFAELGWPETVKTGLGNQSFRLTFDLAQLGGRPRDLALALRSRFGQMSERDRRALSAQIFFNGALVNSFNVGTDTQLNVTLALPERRIRRVNHLDLVFSATQEEYCRFPSPLTVQVLGSSYLDWTGYQPPRGTFDDVPQAFLGQGQVVVDTGNPAVVAGTAQVLGMLSRLGKRPLLPQVVPASEITDWNNLPGRPAWRLVGTGPQTPFNSPIRLGQDFVILNPVNQKPLLQAQLGASIGVLQAFLHQGAPTLWLSWWGNATDVVARTGAVLADPIAGWGHQLQGNVATVTPQGTVEMWDLTGETLEVRYPAELNWWLVLRRYRWVLLALFLVFGGLAAWRLYRRLGQPPKPPTPPS; this is encoded by the coding sequence GTGAAACGGTTGGTCTGGGCGGTGGGGGTGGTGGGGCTGGGCGTTTTACCCGCCCACGCGCAGCCAGTGCGTACCCTCCAGCGGATTCCCCTGCGCAACTTGGGTTACACCCGTCCGGTGGTATTGCGGGGGCCGAATCCCGAATTCGGTGTGAGTCTTCCCCTCTTGAGTCGCAATTTGGATACCAAGCAAAGTTTTGTGCAATTGGAATTGGCCCCTTCGCCGGTGTTGCGACCCAATTCCACCGTGCGCGTTTTGGTCAACGGTCGTCCAGAGCGCGTGTTTTTGGTGAAGGATTTGTTGCCCCAAAAAAGCGTGCGGATTCCGTTGCGGTTGCCGCCACCGGGGGAGCAGTTCCTGTCGGTGGAAGTGCAGGGATATTTGCGAATCAGCCAGAATTTTTGTGACGACGCCGCTTCGGGCAATTTGTTTTTGACGGTTGGGGAAAACAGTTTTTTCCAGCTTGCCCAGACGGAGACTGCCCCACCCATTAACGGCTGGTTTCGCCCGACCTACAACCGGGTGGCGCTGGTGGTGCCTCCCCAGATGGACGCCGCAACCACGCAAGCCGCGCTCTGGCTGTACAGTGTGCTCAGCTATCACTTTCGGGACACGCGGGTGCCAGTGCAGTGGTTCGCTGGGGATGTCGCCGCCCTGAAGTTGGACCCAAAGGTGGACGGGGTGGTGCTGTTGCACCGGGACGCCCAAGCGCCCGATATCCATCGGCAAGGGAACCGGCTGCGGGTCAAGGCGCGACCGGAGGTGATACGTGCCCTGATGGAACTGCAACCGGCCTTTGTCGCTCCCGATGTGCGCGTCGTAGCCGCCGACGCTCCCTCTGCTCCACCGACGCGAAACCGGCGGTTGTTTGCGGAATTGGGCTGGCCGGAAACCGTTAAGACGGGCCTGGGAAATCAGAGTTTTCGCCTGACGTTTGATTTGGCCCAGTTGGGTGGACGACCACGGGACTTGGCGCTGGCGTTGCGGTCGCGGTTTGGGCAAATGAGCGAGCGGGACCGGCGGGCCCTGAGCGCCCAGATTTTCTTTAACGGCGCGCTGGTCAACAGTTTTAATGTGGGTACGGACACCCAGTTGAACGTCACCCTGGCGCTGCCGGAGCGGCGCATCCGGCGGGTCAATCACCTGGACCTGGTATTTAGCGCAACCCAGGAGGAGTACTGCCGTTTCCCCAGCCCGCTGACGGTGCAGGTGCTCGGTTCCTCCTACCTGGACTGGACGGGTTACCAGCCCCCGCGCGGGACGTTCGACGATGTGCCCCAGGCGTTTTTGGGCCAGGGGCAGGTGGTGGTGGATACGGGCAACCCTGCAGTGGTAGCGGGCACGGCTCAAGTGCTGGGGATGCTCAGCCGCTTGGGGAAACGACCGCTGCTTCCCCAGGTGGTGCCGGCCAGCGAGATCACCGACTGGAACAATTTACCGGGACGACCGGCATGGCGGTTAGTGGGTACAGGGCCGCAGACGCCCTTCAACAGTCCGATTCGCCTGGGCCAGGACTTTGTCATTCTCAATCCCGTCAATCAAAAACCCCTGTTGCAAGCTCAACTGGGCGCCAGTATCGGCGTACTCCAAGCCTTTTTGCACCAGGGCGCGCCAACCCTATGGTTATCCTGGTGGGGAAATGCAACGGATGTCGTCGCTCGGACCGGCGCAGTTTTAGCTGACCCAATTGCGGGTTGGGGCCATCAACTGCAGGGGAATGTGGCGACGGTGACGCCCCAAGGCACTGTGGAGATGTGGGACCTGACAGGCGAGACCCTGGAGGTGCGCTATCCCGCTGAGCTAAATTGGTGGTTGGTCCTGCGCCGCTACCGCTGGGTGTTGCTGGCGCTGTTTTTGGTCTTTGGCGGTCTGGCGGCTTGGCGCTTGTACCGGCGCCTAGGTCAGCCTCCAAAACCCCCGACGCCTCCTTCCTAA
- a CDS encoding glycosyltransferase: MQPFDPAALVTAGLLTPEQWQQLQPRLRDCPLRDALKELGITESAYITVRARLTGEPLLRDWLKNHRLDLGLSHARPPYYWSQTELFPCAWRDERTLLVAVTDQSHFHAQTIIEHIWPHARVEPLLATATEIARLVVSLHLGKKLIELGMLNRQQWQDVLEIYRRTGSPVGQILTRLDYVRPQALLQVLAELTGCPSYSKLIGTPAWSMDEQLVRRFDPQVMVRRLFIPLGWIDDQTLLVMVQDPLDIHVDAEIHQQFPAVQITKVLGTESDVTYLLDSVFRQLWSWQAVYRLLARSPRESAAQVFTAAQIFSLYALGAVFLWGLLNDTSLTLAIALSGINVFYIAAIGFKLLLSLVGAVDRKQYISKEEIAQLKDEELPVYTILVPVYNEPAIVSMLIKGLGQLDYPKEKLDVLLLLEENDRVTIEAAKAANPPHYIRFIYIPDSKPKTKPKACNYGLAFAQGQYLTIYDAEDLPDPDQLKKAIIAFRKGPPNLVCVQAALNYFNRDENFLTRMFTLEYSYWFDYLLPGLDRLGLPIPLGGTSNHFRTDRLLELGGWDPFNVTEDADLGIRASQRGYRVGVIDSTTYEEANCRLKNWIRQRSRWIKGYMQTWLVHNRDPWRSLRTLGLANWLAYQFFVGGTVVCFLSNPILWLLFIYAMIWRTPWLEQLFPGWVLYISLFNLILGNSIGIYLNMIAVFRRRYYGLTPYALLNPVYWLLHSTAAYMALWQLFTKPFYWEKTVHGLSKMTPHTSLAKPPQPQGH, from the coding sequence ATGCAGCCGTTTGACCCCGCCGCGCTGGTCACTGCGGGTTTGCTGACACCGGAGCAATGGCAACAGCTCCAGCCGCGCCTTAGGGATTGCCCATTGCGGGACGCTTTGAAAGAATTGGGGATAACCGAGAGCGCCTACATCACTGTGCGGGCCAGGCTGACAGGGGAACCATTACTCCGGGATTGGCTGAAGAACCACCGCTTGGATTTGGGGCTGAGTCACGCACGTCCACCCTATTACTGGAGTCAAACAGAGCTATTTCCCTGTGCCTGGCGAGATGAACGCACGCTCCTTGTGGCGGTGACCGACCAGAGCCACTTTCACGCCCAGACCATTATCGAGCACATTTGGCCTCACGCACGGGTGGAACCCCTGTTGGCGACGGCGACGGAAATTGCCCGCTTGGTCGTGAGTTTGCACCTGGGGAAAAAATTGATTGAATTGGGAATGCTCAACCGTCAACAGTGGCAAGATGTTCTGGAAATTTACCGGCGCACTGGCTCTCCCGTTGGCCAAATCCTGACTCGCCTGGATTACGTACGACCTCAAGCCCTGCTGCAGGTGCTGGCGGAACTCACGGGCTGTCCCAGCTATTCCAAGCTCATCGGCACGCCCGCTTGGTCAATGGATGAACAACTGGTGCGGCGGTTTGACCCTCAAGTGATGGTACGGCGGTTGTTTATTCCCCTAGGCTGGATTGATGACCAAACCCTGCTGGTGATGGTGCAAGACCCGCTAGATATTCACGTGGATGCCGAAATTCACCAGCAATTTCCGGCGGTGCAAATCACCAAAGTCCTGGGCACCGAAAGCGATGTGACCTACCTGCTGGATTCGGTGTTTCGCCAGTTGTGGAGCTGGCAAGCGGTGTACCGGCTGTTGGCTCGCTCGCCGCGGGAATCCGCCGCCCAAGTTTTTACAGCAGCCCAAATTTTCAGCCTGTATGCGCTCGGAGCGGTCTTTCTCTGGGGCCTGCTCAACGACACGTCCCTCACCCTGGCGATTGCGCTATCTGGGATCAACGTGTTTTACATTGCCGCTATTGGCTTCAAACTGCTGTTGAGTTTGGTGGGAGCGGTAGACCGCAAGCAGTATATCTCTAAAGAAGAAATTGCCCAGTTAAAAGATGAGGAATTGCCGGTTTATACCATCCTGGTGCCCGTTTATAACGAGCCAGCCATTGTGTCCATGTTGATCAAAGGGCTAGGGCAGTTGGATTACCCCAAAGAAAAACTGGATGTGCTGCTACTTCTGGAAGAAAACGACCGGGTGACCATTGAAGCGGCCAAAGCCGCCAATCCCCCCCACTACATTCGCTTCATTTACATTCCCGACAGCAAACCCAAAACCAAGCCCAAGGCGTGCAATTACGGCTTGGCCTTTGCTCAGGGACAGTATTTAACCATTTACGACGCCGAAGATTTGCCCGACCCCGACCAACTTAAAAAAGCCATCATCGCCTTTCGCAAGGGGCCGCCTAACTTGGTGTGCGTGCAGGCGGCGCTCAATTACTTCAACCGGGACGAAAACTTCCTGACCCGCATGTTCACGCTAGAGTACTCCTACTGGTTTGACTATCTACTGCCGGGGTTGGACCGCCTGGGTTTGCCGATTCCGCTGGGAGGAACTAGCAACCACTTCCGCACGGACCGGTTGTTGGAGCTGGGAGGCTGGGACCCGTTTAACGTGACGGAGGATGCCGACTTAGGCATTCGCGCCAGCCAACGGGGCTACCGCGTCGGCGTGATTGATTCGACGACCTATGAGGAAGCCAACTGTCGCCTAAAAAACTGGATTCGCCAGCGCTCTCGCTGGATCAAGGGGTATATGCAGACTTGGCTGGTGCATAACCGCGACCCCTGGCGCTCCCTGCGCACGTTGGGTTTGGCGAACTGGCTAGCCTACCAATTTTTTGTGGGCGGCACGGTGGTTTGTTTCCTGAGCAATCCCATCCTTTGGCTTCTGTTTATTTATGCGATGATTTGGCGTACTCCCTGGCTGGAGCAGTTGTTCCCGGGCTGGGTCTTGTACATTTCCCTGTTTAATTTGATCCTGGGCAACAGCATCGGGATTTATCTCAATATGATTGCGGTCTTTCGCCGGCGGTACTACGGTTTAACCCCCTATGCCCTGCTCAATCCGGTGTATTGGTTGTTGCATTCGACGGCGGCCTACATGGCTCTGTGGCAGTTGTTCACCAAACCCTTTTATTGGGAAAAAACGGTTCACGGCCTGAGTAAAATGACCCCCCACACGTCCCTAGCCAAACCACCACAACCACAGGGGCACTAG
- a CDS encoding AEC family transporter, with protein MESVIHVYTPFVVWTGLGLLTQRWLPELFPHLLGRALYWVGVPLQIFALVRHTDFDGLVWVVPLLALAVLGLNLTLMWLGLGWWPEKLTVAQQGSLVLAGTLVNTGFVGLGIAPGLVDAQAWDWVVSYSLTNNLLGTYGIGILVASYFGAQQTATGYDWKKVLLTPTLWAFALSYFCRPLPFPTWLETALDQSVPLVIDAAFVLTGWRLCQVGWNGCWRLAAWPTLMRIAVMPLLVGLGLTVLQVQDGERLAVVLMAGMPTAMATLIFAEEYELDRDILAATIALTTVGILLLVPLWLWWFG; from the coding sequence ATGGAATCTGTCATACACGTTTACACGCCGTTTGTGGTCTGGACAGGGCTGGGGTTGTTAACGCAACGGTGGCTGCCGGAGTTGTTTCCCCACTTATTGGGGCGAGCGTTGTACTGGGTGGGGGTGCCTTTGCAGATTTTCGCGCTGGTGCGGCATACGGATTTCGACGGATTGGTGTGGGTGGTGCCGCTGCTGGCGCTGGCGGTGCTGGGACTGAATTTGACCTTGATGTGGCTGGGATTGGGCTGGTGGCCCGAAAAACTGACGGTCGCCCAGCAGGGGAGTCTGGTCCTGGCGGGAACGCTGGTGAATACGGGGTTTGTCGGGCTAGGGATTGCGCCGGGGCTAGTGGATGCGCAGGCCTGGGACTGGGTCGTGAGTTACAGCCTGACCAATAACCTGCTGGGGACCTACGGCATCGGGATTTTGGTGGCTAGCTATTTTGGCGCCCAGCAGACCGCAACCGGCTACGACTGGAAAAAGGTGCTGCTCACGCCGACCCTATGGGCCTTTGCCTTGAGTTATTTCTGTCGCCCTTTGCCCTTTCCGACCTGGCTGGAAACGGCCTTGGACCAATCCGTGCCCCTGGTGATTGACGCGGCGTTTGTCTTAACAGGCTGGCGGTTGTGTCAGGTAGGGTGGAACGGCTGTTGGCGGCTGGCCGCTTGGCCGACTTTGATGCGCATTGCGGTCATGCCGTTGCTGGTGGGACTTGGGTTAACAGTTTTGCAGGTCCAAGACGGTGAGCGCTTGGCGGTGGTGCTGATGGCTGGGATGCCGACCGCCATGGCCACCCTGATCTTTGCCGAAGAATACGAATTAGACCGGGATATTCTAGCGGCGACCATTGCCCTGACCACTGTGGGCATTTTGCTGCTAGTGCCCCTGTGGTTGTGGTGGTTTGGCTAG
- a CDS encoding Hsp20/alpha crystallin family protein: MALVRWVDPFRELEVMRRQMDRLFDEMLRFDRDTQASRGVDWIPAVELQDTPDALILKAEIPGVKKEDLDVSVTREAVQIAGEHRFEKREESQGAVRTELRYGRFQRVIPLPVPVAHDQTKAEYRDGILTLTLPKAPEVRTQVFKPQLTEAQS, from the coding sequence ATGGCCTTAGTACGGTGGGTGGACCCGTTCCGGGAATTGGAAGTCATGCGACGGCAGATGGACCGGCTGTTTGATGAAATGCTGCGCTTTGACCGGGATACTCAAGCCAGCCGGGGAGTGGACTGGATTCCAGCAGTGGAATTGCAGGACACGCCTGATGCCTTGATCCTGAAGGCGGAAATCCCAGGGGTTAAAAAGGAAGACCTGGATGTGAGTGTCACGCGGGAAGCAGTGCAAATTGCCGGTGAACACCGCTTTGAAAAACGCGAAGAAAGCCAGGGCGCAGTTCGCACTGAATTGCGGTATGGGCGGTTCCAACGGGTGATTCCCTTGCCCGTGCCGGTAGCCCACGACCAAACCAAAGCTGAATACCGCGATGGCATCCTGACGCTGACGTTGCCCAAGGCGCCGGAAGTCCGGACTCAAGTGTTCAAACCTCAACTGACCGAAGCCCAAAGCTAG
- a CDS encoding competence/damage-inducible protein A, translating into MGTKSAEVIAIGTELLLGEITNTNAQFLAQELAALGIPHYFQTVVGDNLERIHQVLDVATRRSQLILCTGGLGPTPDDLTTEAIAHFFDVPLVEHPEIFAEIQAKYARRGLPTPENNRKQAFLPQGAQVLPNPRGTAPGMIWSPRPDVTIMTFPGVPSELQAMWRETAVPYLQAHGWVTEVFLSRNLRFWGIPEAALAEKVRDFFDLTNPTVAPYAGRGETRLRITARAKDRETALALIAPVEAQLRERVGADCYGADEDTLAQVVGRLLQQRRETLAVAESCTGGLLGALITDVPGSSAYFQGGIVAYANAVKEQVLHVPATVLATQGAVSAETAVAMATGVREHLGTTWGVSITGIAGPGGATATKPVGLVYIGLAGPAGSVHHWEHRFSPERGRDWIRHLSACQALDHLRRVLLNAV; encoded by the coding sequence ATGGGCACCAAAAGCGCGGAAGTTATTGCCATCGGGACGGAATTACTCCTAGGGGAAATCACCAACACCAACGCCCAATTTCTGGCCCAGGAGTTGGCGGCGCTGGGGATTCCCCACTACTTCCAAACGGTGGTCGGGGATAACCTCGAGCGGATTCACCAGGTGTTGGATGTCGCTACTCGCCGTTCCCAGTTGATTCTCTGCACGGGCGGCCTGGGACCAACCCCCGACGACCTGACGACGGAGGCGATTGCCCATTTTTTTGACGTGCCCCTAGTGGAACATCCCGAAATTTTTGCGGAGATTCAAGCCAAATACGCCCGCCGGGGCCTGCCAACGCCGGAGAATAACCGCAAACAGGCGTTTTTACCTCAAGGCGCGCAGGTTTTACCCAATCCACGGGGGACGGCGCCGGGCATGATCTGGTCACCTCGCCCCGACGTGACGATCATGACCTTTCCGGGGGTGCCCAGCGAGTTGCAGGCCATGTGGCGGGAGACGGCGGTCCCCTACCTGCAGGCTCACGGCTGGGTGACGGAGGTGTTTTTGAGTCGCAATCTGCGGTTCTGGGGGATTCCCGAAGCGGCACTCGCGGAAAAGGTGCGAGATTTTTTTGATTTGACCAATCCCACGGTCGCCCCCTATGCCGGTCGAGGGGAAACCCGCCTGCGAATTACAGCTAGAGCCAAGGACCGGGAAACCGCGCTGGCCCTGATTGCGCCCGTGGAAGCCCAACTGCGGGAGCGGGTGGGAGCTGATTGCTACGGCGCGGATGAGGACACCCTGGCGCAGGTGGTGGGACGGCTCTTGCAGCAACGGCGGGAAACGCTGGCGGTTGCGGAATCCTGCACCGGTGGGCTGTTGGGCGCCCTGATTACCGATGTGCCGGGGAGTTCAGCCTATTTTCAAGGGGGTATCGTTGCCTACGCCAACGCAGTGAAGGAACAAGTGCTCCATGTGCCGGCGACGGTACTGGCGACCCAGGGGGCGGTGAGCGCCGAGACCGCCGTCGCGATGGCCACCGGGGTACGGGAACACTTGGGAACGACCTGGGGCGTGAGCATCACCGGGATTGCCGGGCCAGGAGGTGCCACTGCAACCAAACCCGTGGGACTGGTGTATATCGGGCTGGCGGGACCCGCCGGGTCAGTCCACCACTGGGAGCATCGCTTCAGTCCCGAGCGGGGGCGGGATTGGATTCGCCATTTAAGCGCCTGTCAAGCCCTCGACCACCTGCGGCGTGTACTGCTGAACGCAGTCTAG